One Phycisphaerae bacterium genomic window, ACTCCCGCAGTTCCCGGGGCTCGTCGATTCGAACGCCACCACCCAGTGACTCGTCGAAAAACCCGTATGCGCGCCCGCAGCCCCGAAATCGCTGTCGCTCGCCGAATAACCCTGATAGCCCGACGCCCCGCCTGCCCCAAGGCGACCGAAACCGTAAAGCATCTGCCCGTAAGGCGCCGAACTGTTGGGGCCATAGTACATGGAGTTATAGCGAAAACCATATCCCTCTCGGCCCGGACACTTGAGAATCTCCGGAACCACCCGGTCGAAATCCCACGCCTCCTGATCCGCCGCACTCGTCGGATCGTACGACCCATATCCCATATACGGCAGCAGCGCGTGATACCACCGCTGCCAGTGATCGACGAACGCCGCCGGATACCGCCCTGACGTGTCCGTCATGTAATTCTGCAACCCCAAACCCACCTGACGCATCTGACCCAGACACGCGATCCTTTGTGCCTCAGCCCGCGCCGTGCTCAACG contains:
- a CDS encoding DUF1559 domain-containing protein, encoding MRDSKSFTLIELLVVVAIIAVLVSMLLPALSTARAEAQRIACLGQMRQVGLGLQNYMTDTSGRYPAAFVDHWQRWYHALLPYMGYGSYDPTSAADQEAWDFDRVVPEILKCPGREGYGFRYNSMYYGPNSSAPYGQMLYGFGRLGAGGASGYQGYSASDSDFGAAGAHTGFSTSHWVVAFESTSPGNCGSFHCWNTCHRTGSNVLLADGSATFWPIDIPDELAAEFHALQGGWWWYWGNWPGYQLRFAAPGYYLPPL